In the genome of Hymenobacter taeanensis, one region contains:
- a CDS encoding DUF4199 domain-containing protein produces the protein MEPAASSPSPVLRTAVLCGVVTGALCLGWVLFLYFTGNNPYGPKRTLSDFFPPIAAIVSQVLLRRYFSDGPGLGRSVGVGVATSLISASVAAAGVYLFAKMAGPELIAQHLAEAKRILNATKEMYLKEANGRQQFEATLRNLANNPQGLAQDEFAKKLLLGFVLSIPGGVFLRK, from the coding sequence TTGGAACCTGCTGCATCTTCCCCTAGTCCCGTACTACGAACAGCCGTTTTGTGCGGCGTAGTAACGGGTGCCCTTTGTCTTGGCTGGGTGTTGTTTCTCTACTTTACGGGCAATAACCCTTACGGACCCAAGCGAACCTTATCAGATTTCTTTCCGCCTATTGCGGCAATTGTCAGCCAAGTTTTACTACGACGCTACTTCTCCGACGGACCTGGCTTGGGTCGCTCGGTGGGGGTAGGGGTGGCCACTAGCTTGATTAGCGCAAGTGTTGCAGCGGCGGGGGTGTACTTATTTGCGAAGATGGCAGGGCCAGAACTTATTGCGCAGCACTTGGCAGAGGCCAAAAGAATTTTGAATGCAACGAAAGAGATGTACCTGAAGGAGGCCAATGGCCGACAGCAGTTTGAGGCAACTTTGCGCAACCTAGCGAACAACCCTCAGGGACTTGCACAGGATGAATTTGCCAAGAAGCTGCTTTTAGGATTTGTGTTAAGTATTCCTGGCGGCGTGTTTTTGCGGAAATAA